A DNA window from Pogona vitticeps strain Pit_001003342236 chromosome 2, PviZW2.1, whole genome shotgun sequence contains the following coding sequences:
- the GTSF1 gene encoding gametocyte-specific factor 1, translating to MSYKRRYFVDAYESQQQSYHHFLEGSIHYTNVVIQDNYDALDPDKPMQCPYDKNHQIRACRFPYHLVKCRKNHPDIVQQLVTCPFNARHQVPREEISQHISSCDDKRRVEQDIASQVDNNRREINVVSTWQSPPCEEDWDKDLMDQKSTAFVWGTSRYVINNSGLNIVGTHKSHLGSGLRAPRSLPYVLPWKNSAGN from the exons ATGAGCTACAAG AGGAGATATTTCGTAGATGCATATGAATCTCAGCAGCAGAGTTACCATCATTTTCTAGAAGGTTCCATCCATTACACAAATGTGGTTATACAAGACAACTATG ATGCTTTGGATCCTGATAAACCAATGCAATGTCCATATGACAAAAATCATCAAATTAGAGCTTGTAGGTTCCCTTATCACCTCGTCAAGTGCCGTAAg AACCATCCTGACATTGTGCAGCAGCTGGTCACATGCCCATTTAATGCCCGTCATCAAGTCCCTAGAGAGGAGATCAGCCAACATATATCCAGCTGTGATGACAAAAGACGCGTTGAGCAAGACATTG CAAGTCAAGTGGATAACAACAGAAGAGAAATTAATGTTGTAAGTACCTGGCAATCTCCTCCGTGTGAAGAAGACTGGGATAAAG ATCTAATGGATCAGAAAAGCACTGCCTTTGTTTGGGGCACAAGCCGCTATGTCATAAACAA TTCCGGATTAAACATAGTGGGGACACATAAGAGCCACCTAGGTTCAGGTCTGCGAGCTCCCAGGTCCTTGCCATATGTACTACCATGGAAGAACA